aatagctcaactggaattccatcacctcaactagctttgttcatagtgatgctttctaaggcccacttgacttcacattccagcatgtctggcttaggtgaatgatcacaccatcgtgattatctgggtcgtgaagctcttttttgtacagttcttctgtgtattcttgccatctcttaatatcttctgcttctgttaggtccataccatttctgtcctttattgaccccatctttgcatgaaatgttcccttcaatgaaactaagccatgccgtgtggggccacccaagacgggcgggtcattgtggagaggtctgacagaatgtggtccactggagaagggaatgctgaaccacttcagtattcttgccttaagaatcccatgaacagtatgaaaaggcaaaatgataggatactgaaagcggaactccccaggttggtcagatcagatcagatcagatcagtcgctagttgtgtccaactctttgtgaccccatgaattgcagcacgccaggcctccctgtccatcaccaactcccggagttcacccagactcacgtccatcgagtcagtgatgccatccagccatctcatcctctgtcgtccccttctcctcctgcccccaatccctcccagcatcagagtcttttccaatgagtcaactcttcgcatgaggtggccaaagtactggagtttcagctttagcatcattccttccaaagaaatcccagggctgatctccttcagaatggactggttggatctccttgcagtccaagggactctcaagagtcttctccaacaccacagttcaaaagcatcaattcttcggtgctcagccttcttcacagtccaactctcacatccatacatgaccacaagaaaaaccatagccttgactagacgaaccccaggtcggtaggtgcccaatatgctacaggagatcagtggagaaataactccagaaggaatgaagggaaggaaccaaagcaaaaacaatacccagttgtggatgtgactggtgatagaagcaaagtccaatgctgtaaagagcaatattgcataggaacctggaatgttaggtccatgaatcaaggcaaattggaagtcgtcaaacaggagatggcaagagtgaacgtcgacattctaggaatcagcgaactaaaatagactggaatgggtgtatttaactcagatgaccattatatctactactgtgggcaggaatcccttagaagaaatggagtagccatcatggtcaacaagagtctgaaatgcagtacttcgatgcaatctcaaaaacgacagaatgatctctgttcgtttccaagacaaaccattcaatatcacagtgatccaagcctatgccccaaccagtaacgctaaagaagctgaagttgaacgtttctatgaagacctacaagaccttttagaactaacacccccaaaagatgtccttttcattataggggactggaatgcaaaagtaggaagtcaaaaaacacctggagtaacaggcaaatttggccttggaatacggaatgaatcagggcaaaagctaatagagttttgccaagagaacacactggtcatagcaaacaccctcttccaacaacacaagagaagactctacacatggacatcaccagatggtcaataccaaaatcagattgattatattctttgcagccaaagatggagaagctctatacaatcagcaaaaaccagaccgggagctgactgtggctcagatcatgaattccttattgccaaattcagacttaaattgaagaaagtagggaaaaccactagaccattcaggtatgacctaaatcaaatcccttaggattatacactggaagtgacaaatagattaaagggactagatctgatagacagattgcctgatgaactatggacgaaggttagtgacattgtacgaaagacagggatcaaaaccatccccatggaaaagaaatgcaaataagcaaaatggctgtctggggaggccttacaaatagctgtgaaaagaagagaagcgaaaagtaatggagaaaaggaaagatattcccatctgaatgcagagttccaaagaatagcaaggagaggtaagaaagccttcctcagcgatcaatgcaaagaaatagaggaaaacaacagaataggaaagacgagagatctcttcaagagaattagactATCGTATCCCACCCTAAAACTAAAATCATCATATTTTAAGAACAGTaaatgagggacttccttggtggtccagggttaAGACGGTGCTTCCAAcgaaggcatgggttcaatcactggtcagggaactaagatcccatattctGCATGGttcaaccaaaaattaaaaaaaaagaaaatttaagtagcagaaaaaaaaatccaaactttttaaaagtagcacaaacaaacaaaaaaatccaacatGCCATAAATTCAAGACGGTATTTTTCAATGTATGGGTCACAGAATGATTCCCGGATATTTGTTAAGAGCTAACATACTTGTGCCTCAGCTGAGTTCTGTCAAATCAGAATCACGGAAATCAGCACTGTGACAAGCAATGTGAAAATTCTGACATACTCActtgtttacaaaaataaaacataaagaatAGGAAAGGAAAAGATGAGATTACTTAATACACAGAAAATCTTTAGAAGATCCCCCTAAGAAACCTACCAATGAGCAAACTGAGTGACATGAGAGACAAGAGAAGACATACTTTTCAGAGAATACAGTTTTGTACCTTTCAAAATTTGTTACtgaaatatgttattttattaaTTCGGTATAAATCATTAAGGGAATCCAAAGAAACCCTGTTATTCCAGAGGAGAAAACTCAAGCCAGACAAGTAGCTGAGGGGCTCCAGGTGGCACTGAGAGGCAGTGAGGAAGCTGGGACTGGAGTCAGGAACCCAGTGGGAGCCTCCAGCACTCGCCCCACCTCAGTGCCTGGTGGCAAAGCAGAAAGGACCACCTGATAAACACTAGGGCACTACTCTCATCACCTTCAGAACAGGGGCCTCCCAGAGGTCCCGGTGACCCCTATGGTACAATCCCTTTATTCCAGAGATCATTCCTGCTAACCATGAGTGGTGTCACAGCAGTCCTAAGGCAAAGGGTCAGCGATGACAATCCTCATTATCAAGACTCATGACAAGTACTGAGAGTCAACAAAGACAGCACATCCACCAGCACGTGGACAGGGTGTCTCTTCTCAAGCATCAGTGGAGTCAAGCTCTAACCAAGCCAGGACAATGCTGTAGGCCTTACTAAGCACAAGAACGTCTGGCGAGGCAGCACAGACTTAATACAAAGAGCATCTTCCTAAGGAACTGGCTCagaggaaataaaggaaagcagACCACAGGAAGTCTCAGTTTGAAAGAAGCCTTAGCAATTTCACTGTTAACTGTACTCAACATACCTAAGGGAATTATCAAGGCCCCTTCCAAGGCctcagacccaggttcaatccctgggtgagggagaccccctggagaagggaatggcaacccactccaatattcttgcctgggaaatccacggacagaggagcctggtgggctatagttaatgaggtcgcaaagagttggacgtgactgagaaacacacacacacacacacccacacacacacacgtccagTCCTCAAATCCTCTAACTTGGAGGAAGACAGCTTCCACTCTTCCTCTGAGCAACTCAAGCACACTTTCCCTCTTGGTAAGAAGAGATGTTAACTTTTTCTTTCAGTGGACACAAAGGCAGGGGAAACAGCACAATTTCCACAGGAAAGAATAAGACAAGCTGGAAATGAAAACTATTCCAAAGAATGTCTGAGTCTCTTTGCTTGGAAAGGAAATGTATTACAGGGGTTATTCTTGCTTTCCTAGGTCTCTATGAAGTCTTCATATTTGGAGAAATACATGCACGATGGATGTCAGAAGGATTTTACTATAGCTCTTGATAATGTCCAGATACACCGTAGTCTTGCATTAGTTAATCTAAGCATATTCAAGCACTGGGGAAGTCTGTTTACCAACAATTAGCTCATCTGATGAAACATCTGAAAAAgagagaaggtgaaagaggacagcaAGCCTGGCCAAGACATAACCCCCAGCCACCACCACTGGCTGCATTTCTGAAAAAAAACCACGGCATGTGGACAAAGCAGAGACCAGGACTCCCGTAGTCGGCTCTGGGTCACCAGGTCACACCACGCGGAGCAGCCTCTCCCACCATATCTTCGATCCTGTATCAGGAACACAGAGCCAGGAAGGCTCAGGTTCCAAGCACTGGCCAAGCACTGCTGTCATCTCCAGGGGAATCTACAACACAAGCGCCTAACTCAGCCAAGGGGCTGAGAGTGCTGTTTCTAATTCCATCTCCAGTTTCCACTAAATAGTTCAGATACAGGAAAAATGTTCCGTGTATTTGCTCATAATTTTTCTACTTTGTTGAAAATAACTCTGGGGAAACGGTCTCATCACTCAAaagaagaataaggaaaaaaaagtcacacgaAACTTTAAAAAGTCAGATGCTATCCTTCACACTGAAAAGTACTCATACCGAAAACTCTATCCATGTATCTCATCAAAAACATCCAAAACATACAACGTGAagccaaaaaaagcaagagacattCATTCCACTCCCCTCTCGGCAACAAGTCAGTTAACCAATGACAGAACATACGGCAGGAGAAACATTTGGTGACTCACACATTCCTCTTTGAAGTCAATTTTCAGATTAAAGAGCTGGTTTCTCTGGGAAGACAAAGAGGAACAAACTTGACAATTATCCCTTGAAACTTCAGGTCCAAAGAATTaaaaaccattttgcctcttgGTCTCTCAAAGtcaattccatttctttttccccAAAATCATGAGTCACACCAAACATCTGGTAGCCGGGAAATTTACTGCCTTAAATCCGTTCACTTAAGATTGACCGGATAGCCATGGCAGAGTGAGCACCACCCCAATTCAACGGATGATGCTGAATTTTAACTGGATGTCCGCCTTGCGCGTCCATATTTATACTTGTAAATGTCGGTTCTTCTCTCGACTTAAGAAACCAAAAAGCAGTGAACCAACTTCACAGAGCGTTGCTCTCACGTAAATAAAACCCGATGAAACAGAAAAACGGGTGTTGTCGGCACCAACGCCTCTCGGGCGACCAGCTTTTGAGTGGTTTCAGCTGCTGACCCAGGGCAGGGTCGGCCCGGCTCCGGACGCACGCCAGGCGGTACAGGGCAGCAGGCGGGCGCGGGCCCAGGCGAAGCCACCCCGCCTGCGCCTGGCCCGGCCTGCGCTGACTACCCGGAGAGCCCGCCCTGGGCCGGGATGCCGCCGCCCCCTCAACTGCTGGCCCCCAGAGCCACCCTGCACCCCCGGCCCAGGCCGAGCACCCCCTGGCTGACGCGTTCTGACGAGGCCGGACCGACCCCGCGGGTCCCGGCGCGACTGGACACGAGCTGGCCCTCGGCGTGGGGGCCCCGCGCCCCCCGGCCCACCCGCCCCCCACTTCCCTCGGCGCCCAGCCCAGACCTCCACGGCCCTCTTGGGTCTCCGCCCGCCGCCATCGCTCCTGACCTGTCCCCGCGGGGGCCCGGGCGACGGAGCGACGACTCCATCCTGCAGCCCCGCGAGCGCCGACCGCGTCCACACCCGCGGCAGCTCCTGGCCAGCCTGGCGcagccgccccgccccgcaaccGCACCCCACACTGTCACCACCGCCCATTGGTCCGCGCGCCCGCCGCTCCGCGCCAATTGGCCACCGCACGCCCGACGCTCCGCGCCTATTGGTCCGCGCGCCCGCCGCTCCCACCGCCCCCGCGTGTGGGTTTCTAGGGGCGGCGACGCCGCTGGAGGGTTGCTAAGGGCGGGTTGCTACGCGCCGCTGGGCTGGAGCCCAGGTCCACACCCCAGTTGCGGCCGGGCGCCCCGGCTGCCCGCGCTCCCCTGCGGTCAGTACTCAGAGACCACCCAGGGCGCTTCCTGGGGGGCCGCCCTTCCGACCCCGAGACATTCCCGGAACCACACTTGCCAACCCAGCAGTCCTTCCCATCCATGAGCGGCCGCGCCCCCTACCCGCAGGACGCCTTCTGCCTGCCCTAGTCCTGCCCAGACTTAGGGCGTCCACGAACTTACTTTGCACGCTTGCCTGACGGTCTTTTCCATCTCCCGCCCTTGACTGCCTGCCGGCCGTCTTCTAACGTCCGTATCCCGTAATGAGATCCGCTGTCGGATCCAGTAAATCTTGTCCCCAACTTATTCGCAGTTTTATGGTCCCTACAGAACATCCTGTCAAAACTCATCGCGTGTTGACTTTACGGCGTTCGACTTCGAAGCTAGTGTGACGTccatgttttgagtttttaaaacgCAGAAAACGTGGCACAAGCTAGGAGAGCCGAGCTCTGTGCTCGCCGGCCAGCCTCCACTCACTGTGTGACCCTAAACCCGGTTCATTATCTGTGCTTCAAATCCCCACATTGAAAATAATCCCTGCTTGTCTTGCTCTGGCTGGACCTGACACAGACTACGTTCTGAAGGCTGAGGGAATGGAGTGGAATGAGAAGCTACTTGTATGGGTGGGAAGAAAAGTAAGATATTTTGTTGACTGGACAGTCCCTCTGCATTAATAACAGTAAGAAGTAGTATTTGAAAAGATTACAGAtttatttacatacattttaaacaGGACAAGAAATCATTTTCCCACCCTAGTTAATATTTGCAGGTTATTTCAactggaaacaaaaaaaatcaaaacatagcAACCCTAAGTAACTTAATCATGTCCCCTTTATCTCCCTGGCAACCCCCCTTCACCATATTTATTACAACACTCTCTTCACCCTGCCCTCTCAGATGAGCCAAGACTGCAGGGACAGCAGCTCAACTAGGAAAAGTCACAGTCTGCTTCAAGTTTTTCCATGTACTGGGTCAAAAAGGAAGCAGTCACTGAGTTGGTCCTCAAACATGTGGACTGAATTACTTTGAATGAGGTGATTAAAAGAATGAATAGATAGTGGGTAAAGGGAACAATTAAGAATGACCAtttatggggggaggggaggcagtaTTGCTGCATTAGTGTAGGTCAGAAGCAGGGTTCTCTGAAAACTCTGCAGCCATTTATTTACAGACATTCTAAacagttatatttaaaatttgttaaacAGTTAATACACTAAAAATATGAAGTCAACTGTTTACGATACTAAAAACTGTTTATGacacaagatattttaaaaagcaaatctgGGAATTCAATTCCCTTTTGATTCCAGCAATCAATTTCTTGAGACCACGGATGTCTGGGAAATCAGTCAGTCTTTCACAAGGAACTGGCTTCTGCTCAGCTTTCCCCTCTCCCTGAGGTACGCGAACAGGTGTCGTCGCCTCCTCCACGTGACCTTTATCCCGTACTTCTCCTCTGGGGTGTCTGTAACCAGAACAGGCCCGGGCTCTGGGCTCTTGGGCGTGCTCGTGTGAAGGGAACAGCTGGGAAGGCTGTTTTCCCTCAGTTCAGAGGGAATGGGCTCTCCCTGCCCCGGGGATTCTGGGGTCTGGATGTCTGGGGGAATGAACACACACGGGAAGTCTGGAAATGTGTGTGCCGACAGCTCCCTGCAGCTCTGGGGGCTGAGCATGGGCACCAAAGGCCTTCCGGAAATGTCCTTTTCTGGTTGACTGGGGCCATCCCTGCTTGCCAGGATCCCAGGTGTGGCTGAACTGGCAGAAGACTGCGGAGTCTCAAACGTTAGACATGGAAACCTGGAGCTGGTAGATTTTCGGCTTGAACGCCTTGCATGGTCTCGATGATGATGCTTCCGCTTGCCTGGAAACCAGCTTTCTGCTGTTGTATCAAACTGAGGTGATACCTAAGGattccaaaagaaagaaataaaagtgaagcaCGCTAACTCCCAGACACAAACCTAAGGAAACTGCATCAGAGGACCAGAATCCTAAATGGGGGCCCACAACAGCAATGGACTTAAAACAGCTgcctgagggacttccctagtggcagggaagaatctgcctgccaacgcaggggacatgggttcgatccctggtacgagaagatcccgcatgctgtagGGCAACTaaatccatgcaccacaactacagagtccagctctagaacccaggagccacaactgctgaagtttgagcg
This window of the Bos taurus isolate L1 Dominette 01449 registration number 42190680 breed Hereford chromosome 5, ARS-UCD2.0, whole genome shotgun sequence genome carries:
- the RHNO1 gene encoding RAD9, HUS1, RAD1-interacting nuclear orphan protein 1 gives rise to the protein MPPRKKRRQAAQKPQLLFHQQPLEAPKHRCRFPQLPVVTHTRQVPSKPVDHNTITSWVSPQFDTTAESWFPGKRKHHHRDHARRSSRKSTSSRFPCLTFETPQSSASSATPGILASRDGPSQPEKDISGRPLVPMLSPQSCRELSAHTFPDFPCVFIPPDIQTPESPGQGEPIPSELRENSLPSCSLHTSTPKSPEPGPVLVTDTPEEKYGIKVTWRRRRHLFAYLRERGKLSRSQFLVKD